A single Salmo salar chromosome ssa19, Ssal_v3.1, whole genome shotgun sequence DNA region contains:
- the LOC106578419 gene encoding nucleoporin p58/p45 isoform X6, protein MSGFNFGSGAIGSTNAGGGFSFGAAASTPAAAGTGGFTLGGALGATAPASTTTTSSLGLGVSLFSQKPTGGFSFNTPASGAAAPTQGLTLGAPAASTAPTTGFSMTFNKPSASAQPFSLTAASSAPTGAGLTLGSVLTSTAPQQGATGFSLNLGGVAASTAPSTGLSLGSSMFSNMATTGLSQSTLGGLGFALGLGQTTLGSGGLTLGSLASTSTAVSAAPSLGLGGVDFSTSSEKKSDKSSGASPQDSKALKDENLPPVICQDVDNFQKFVKEQKQVHEEISRMSSKAMLKVQDDIKSLKQLLSVSASGLQRNALAIDKLKMETAQELKNADIALRTQKTPPGLQHDNTAPYDYFRCLVEQFEVQLQQYRQQIEELENHLTTQGSGSHITPQDLSLAMQKLYQTFVALAAQLQSVHENVKTLKQQYLGYRRAFLEDSTDVFESKRVASKKWQSAPRITTGPAPFSSVPNAAAVAMAATLSQQQQPGPGSQASLGSGLGNPFALGVGSSLGTSGLGGFGSNSSSGFNFSNPGLNASAGLTFGVSNPPATGFGTGGPLLQLKKPPVGNKRGKR, encoded by the exons ATGTCAGGCTTTAATTTCGGATCCGGGGCTATTGGTTCCACCAATGCTGGCGGAGGGTTTTCGTTTGGAGCCGCTGCCAG TACTCCAGCTGCAGCAGGTACAGGTGGGTTTACTCTGGGTGGAGCTCTGGGTGCTACAGCCccagcctccaccaccaccacctcttctCTGGGCCTGGGCGTGtcactattctcacaaaaacctACTGGGGGGTTCTCCTTTAACACTCCTGCCTCAG GAGCTGCTGCACCCACCCAAGGCCTTACATTAG GTGCCCCAGCAGCCTCTACAGCCCCTACTACGGGCTTCAGTATGACCTTCAATAAACCCTCTGCCTCGGCCCAACCCTTCTCCCTCACTGCAGCCTCCTCAGCCCCCACAGGGGCAGGACTGACACTAGGCTCCGTCCTCAcctccactgcaccacagcaaGGAGCCACAGGATTCTCTCTCAACCTAGGGGGTGTGGCCGCAAGTACAGCCCCATCCACAGGTCTATCGCTGGGTTCCAGTATGTTCTCTAACATGGCTACTACTG GTCTGAGTCAGTCCACTCTTGGAGGACTGGGGTTTGCGTTAG GTTTGGGCCAGACTACTCTCGGATCAGGGGGGTTGACGTTAGGTTCCCTGGCCTCTACCTCCACGGCGGTGTCAGCGGCCCCCAGCCTTGGACTGGGCGGAGTTGACTTCAGCACCTCCTCAGAGAAGAAAAGTGACAAATCATCAGGGGCCAGCCCACA AGACAGCAAAGCTTTGAAAGATGAAAATTTGCCTCCAGTCATCTGTCAGGATGTAGACAACTTCCA GAAGTTTGTGAAGGAGCAGAAGCAGGTTCACGAGGAGATCAGCAGGATGTCATCTAAAGCCATGCTGAAGGTTCAGGACGACATCAAGAGTCTCAAACAGCTGCTGTCTGTCAGCGCCTCGGGACTACAGAGAAACGCCCTGGCTATAGACAAACTGAAGATGGAGACTGCACAG GAGTTGAAGAATGCAGACATAGCTCTGCGGACTCAGAAGACTCCCCCTGGACTCCAACACGACAACACAGCTCCCTATGA ttatTTCCGGTGTTTAGTGGAACAGTTTGAGGTCCAGTTGCAGCAGTACAGACAGCAGATAGAGGAACTGGAGAATCACCTCACTACACAGGGCAGTGGATCACACATCACACCACAGG atttgtcaCTGGCCATGCAGAAGTTGTACCAGACGTTTGTGGCTCTGGCTGCTCAGCTCCAGTCAGTACACGAGAACGTCAAG ACCCTGAAGCAGCAGTACCTGGGATACCGCCGGGCCTTCCTGGAGGACTCCACGGATGTCTTCGAGTCCAAGCGGGTGGCCAGTAAGAAGTGGCAGAGTGCCCCACGCATCACCACTGGCCCCGCCCCCTTCAGCAGCGTCCCCAATGCGGCGGCGGTCGCCATGGCAGCCACGctgagccagcagcagcagcccggCCCAG ggagCCAGGCGTCCCTGGGGTCTGGCTTGGGAAACCCCTTTGCCTTGGGAGTGGGCTCTAGCTTGGGCACCTCAGGCCTCGGAG GTTTTGGAAGCAACAGTAGTTCAGGGTTTAACTTCAGTAACCCCGGCCTCAACGCGTCTGCAGGCCTGACGTTTGGCGTGTCCAACCCTCCCGCCACGGGCTTCGGCACTGGCGGTCCACTGCTGCAGCTCAAGAAGCCCCCGGTGGGAAACAAGAGGGGCAAGAGATAG
- the LOC106578419 gene encoding nucleoporin p58/p45 isoform X2 produces MSGFNFGSGAIGSTNAGGGFSFGAAASTPAAAGTGGFTLGGALGATAPASTTTTSSLGLGVSLFSQKPTGGFSFNTPASGAPAASTAPTTGFSMTFNKPSASAQPFSLTAASSAPTGAGLTLGSVLTSTAPQQGATGFSLNLGGVAASTAPSTGLSLGSSMFSNMATTGLSQSTLGGLGFALGLGQTTLGSGGLTLGSLASTSTAVSAAPSLGLGGVDFSTSSEKKSDKSSGASPQDSKALKDENLPPVICQDVDNFQKFVKEQKQVHEEISRMSSKAMLKVQDDIKSLKQLLSVSASGLQRNALAIDKLKMETAQELKNADIALRTQKTPPGLQHDNTAPYDYFRCLVEQFEVQLQQYRQQIEELENHLTTQGSGSHITPQDLSLAMQKLYQTFVALAAQLQSVHENVKTLKQQYLGYRRAFLEDSTDVFESKRVASKKWQSAPRITTGPAPFSSVPNAAAVAMAATLSQQQQPGPGSQASLGSGLGNPFALGVGSSLGTSGLGVFGGGPGFGGVATGGSSFGFSSASKPSGGSLSAGFGSNSSSGFNFSNPGLNASAGLTFGVSNPPATGFGTGGPLLQLKKPPVGNKRGKR; encoded by the exons ATGTCAGGCTTTAATTTCGGATCCGGGGCTATTGGTTCCACCAATGCTGGCGGAGGGTTTTCGTTTGGAGCCGCTGCCAG TACTCCAGCTGCAGCAGGTACAGGTGGGTTTACTCTGGGTGGAGCTCTGGGTGCTACAGCCccagcctccaccaccaccacctcttctCTGGGCCTGGGCGTGtcactattctcacaaaaacctACTGGGGGGTTCTCCTTTAACACTCCTGCCTCAG GTGCCCCAGCAGCCTCTACAGCCCCTACTACGGGCTTCAGTATGACCTTCAATAAACCCTCTGCCTCGGCCCAACCCTTCTCCCTCACTGCAGCCTCCTCAGCCCCCACAGGGGCAGGACTGACACTAGGCTCCGTCCTCAcctccactgcaccacagcaaGGAGCCACAGGATTCTCTCTCAACCTAGGGGGTGTGGCCGCAAGTACAGCCCCATCCACAGGTCTATCGCTGGGTTCCAGTATGTTCTCTAACATGGCTACTACTG GTCTGAGTCAGTCCACTCTTGGAGGACTGGGGTTTGCGTTAG GTTTGGGCCAGACTACTCTCGGATCAGGGGGGTTGACGTTAGGTTCCCTGGCCTCTACCTCCACGGCGGTGTCAGCGGCCCCCAGCCTTGGACTGGGCGGAGTTGACTTCAGCACCTCCTCAGAGAAGAAAAGTGACAAATCATCAGGGGCCAGCCCACA AGACAGCAAAGCTTTGAAAGATGAAAATTTGCCTCCAGTCATCTGTCAGGATGTAGACAACTTCCA GAAGTTTGTGAAGGAGCAGAAGCAGGTTCACGAGGAGATCAGCAGGATGTCATCTAAAGCCATGCTGAAGGTTCAGGACGACATCAAGAGTCTCAAACAGCTGCTGTCTGTCAGCGCCTCGGGACTACAGAGAAACGCCCTGGCTATAGACAAACTGAAGATGGAGACTGCACAG GAGTTGAAGAATGCAGACATAGCTCTGCGGACTCAGAAGACTCCCCCTGGACTCCAACACGACAACACAGCTCCCTATGA ttatTTCCGGTGTTTAGTGGAACAGTTTGAGGTCCAGTTGCAGCAGTACAGACAGCAGATAGAGGAACTGGAGAATCACCTCACTACACAGGGCAGTGGATCACACATCACACCACAGG atttgtcaCTGGCCATGCAGAAGTTGTACCAGACGTTTGTGGCTCTGGCTGCTCAGCTCCAGTCAGTACACGAGAACGTCAAG ACCCTGAAGCAGCAGTACCTGGGATACCGCCGGGCCTTCCTGGAGGACTCCACGGATGTCTTCGAGTCCAAGCGGGTGGCCAGTAAGAAGTGGCAGAGTGCCCCACGCATCACCACTGGCCCCGCCCCCTTCAGCAGCGTCCCCAATGCGGCGGCGGTCGCCATGGCAGCCACGctgagccagcagcagcagcccggCCCAG ggagCCAGGCGTCCCTGGGGTCTGGCTTGGGAAACCCCTTTGCCTTGGGAGTGGGCTCTAGCTTGGGCACCTCAGGCCTCGGAG TGTTTGGTGGGGGTCCAGGTTTCGGGGGGGTAGCGACGGGGGGCTCCTCATTTGGTTTCTCCTCCGCCAGCAAGCCCTCGGGAGGGAGCCTGagtgcag GTTTTGGAAGCAACAGTAGTTCAGGGTTTAACTTCAGTAACCCCGGCCTCAACGCGTCTGCAGGCCTGACGTTTGGCGTGTCCAACCCTCCCGCCACGGGCTTCGGCACTGGCGGTCCACTGCTGCAGCTCAAGAAGCCCCCGGTGGGAAACAAGAGGGGCAAGAGATAG
- the LOC106578419 gene encoding nucleoporin p58/p45 isoform X9, producing the protein MTFNKPSASAQPFSLTAASSAPTGAGLTLGSVLTSTAPQQGATGFSLNLGGVAASTAPSTGLSLGSSMFSNMATTGLSQSTLGGLGFALGLGQTTLGSGGLTLGSLASTSTAVSAAPSLGLGGVDFSTSSEKKSDKSSGASPQDSKALKDENLPPVICQDVDNFQKFVKEQKQVHEEISRMSSKAMLKVQDDIKSLKQLLSVSASGLQRNALAIDKLKMETAQELKNADIALRTQKTPPGLQHDNTAPYDYFRCLVEQFEVQLQQYRQQIEELENHLTTQGSGSHITPQDLSLAMQKLYQTFVALAAQLQSVHENVKTLKQQYLGYRRAFLEDSTDVFESKRVASKKWQSAPRITTGPAPFSSVPNAAAVAMAATLSQQQQPGPGSQASLGSGLGNPFALGVGSSLGTSGLGVFGGGPGFGGVATGGSSFGFSSASKPSGGSLSAGFGSNSSSGFNFSNPGLNASAGLTFGVSNPPATGFGTGGPLLQLKKPPVGNKRGKR; encoded by the exons ATGACCTTCAATAAACCCTCTGCCTCGGCCCAACCCTTCTCCCTCACTGCAGCCTCCTCAGCCCCCACAGGGGCAGGACTGACACTAGGCTCCGTCCTCAcctccactgcaccacagcaaGGAGCCACAGGATTCTCTCTCAACCTAGGGGGTGTGGCCGCAAGTACAGCCCCATCCACAGGTCTATCGCTGGGTTCCAGTATGTTCTCTAACATGGCTACTACTG GTCTGAGTCAGTCCACTCTTGGAGGACTGGGGTTTGCGTTAG GTTTGGGCCAGACTACTCTCGGATCAGGGGGGTTGACGTTAGGTTCCCTGGCCTCTACCTCCACGGCGGTGTCAGCGGCCCCCAGCCTTGGACTGGGCGGAGTTGACTTCAGCACCTCCTCAGAGAAGAAAAGTGACAAATCATCAGGGGCCAGCCCACA AGACAGCAAAGCTTTGAAAGATGAAAATTTGCCTCCAGTCATCTGTCAGGATGTAGACAACTTCCA GAAGTTTGTGAAGGAGCAGAAGCAGGTTCACGAGGAGATCAGCAGGATGTCATCTAAAGCCATGCTGAAGGTTCAGGACGACATCAAGAGTCTCAAACAGCTGCTGTCTGTCAGCGCCTCGGGACTACAGAGAAACGCCCTGGCTATAGACAAACTGAAGATGGAGACTGCACAG GAGTTGAAGAATGCAGACATAGCTCTGCGGACTCAGAAGACTCCCCCTGGACTCCAACACGACAACACAGCTCCCTATGA ttatTTCCGGTGTTTAGTGGAACAGTTTGAGGTCCAGTTGCAGCAGTACAGACAGCAGATAGAGGAACTGGAGAATCACCTCACTACACAGGGCAGTGGATCACACATCACACCACAGG atttgtcaCTGGCCATGCAGAAGTTGTACCAGACGTTTGTGGCTCTGGCTGCTCAGCTCCAGTCAGTACACGAGAACGTCAAG ACCCTGAAGCAGCAGTACCTGGGATACCGCCGGGCCTTCCTGGAGGACTCCACGGATGTCTTCGAGTCCAAGCGGGTGGCCAGTAAGAAGTGGCAGAGTGCCCCACGCATCACCACTGGCCCCGCCCCCTTCAGCAGCGTCCCCAATGCGGCGGCGGTCGCCATGGCAGCCACGctgagccagcagcagcagcccggCCCAG ggagCCAGGCGTCCCTGGGGTCTGGCTTGGGAAACCCCTTTGCCTTGGGAGTGGGCTCTAGCTTGGGCACCTCAGGCCTCGGAG TGTTTGGTGGGGGTCCAGGTTTCGGGGGGGTAGCGACGGGGGGCTCCTCATTTGGTTTCTCCTCCGCCAGCAAGCCCTCGGGAGGGAGCCTGagtgcag GTTTTGGAAGCAACAGTAGTTCAGGGTTTAACTTCAGTAACCCCGGCCTCAACGCGTCTGCAGGCCTGACGTTTGGCGTGTCCAACCCTCCCGCCACGGGCTTCGGCACTGGCGGTCCACTGCTGCAGCTCAAGAAGCCCCCGGTGGGAAACAAGAGGGGCAAGAGATAG